A part of Candidatus Electrothrix aestuarii genomic DNA contains:
- the typA gene encoding translational GTPase TypA gives MDQDKIRNVAIIAHVDHGKTTLVDKLFHQSGMFRDNQEVAERLMDSMDLERERGITIASKNGSYAYGDYKINIIDTPGHADFGGQVERVMRMADGVVLLVDAQEGPMPQTFFVVKKALAAKLPILVLVNKIDKDGARCEWVVDEVFDLLARLEAPDETLDFPVLYGSAKEGYMVEDPSDPIVPGQGMELISEMIVKHVPPPPGDTEAPLQLQINTIDYSPYLGRLGIGRIANGTLRLNENIVVARRDGSIKPVRISKIFNFIGDEKMPVDMACAGDIVAVAGMDDVTVGVTFTDPDNPQPMPLIEIDPPTISMHFIPNDSPFAGQDGKFVTSRHLEERLSKETLADVALHVEPLTDGVGFRVSGRGELHLSILIEKMRREDYEFQVTRPHVIMKEENGKIIEPYESLTVDVDEQYQGVVIEKLGKLKGVLSDMQVENGMSRMIFKVPTRGLLGYRSQFMTDTRGMGVMNYVFAEWGPHAGEIQNRQNGVMIVKENCTSVAYALFNLQDRGILFVNPGEELYKGQIIGENCRPADLVVNPAKGKKLTNMRASGSDEAVILTPPLDMSLEDCISYINDDELVEVTPRIIRLRKQKDAKIRA, from the coding sequence ATGGACCAGGATAAGATCAGAAATGTGGCGATCATCGCCCATGTTGACCACGGTAAAACCACATTGGTTGACAAGTTATTTCATCAGAGCGGTATGTTTCGTGACAACCAGGAGGTGGCTGAACGCCTTATGGACTCCATGGATTTGGAACGTGAGCGCGGTATCACCATTGCCTCGAAAAACGGCTCATACGCCTATGGCGATTATAAAATAAATATCATCGATACACCGGGCCATGCCGACTTTGGTGGTCAGGTGGAGCGCGTCATGCGGATGGCTGACGGCGTTGTGCTGTTGGTGGATGCCCAGGAAGGTCCTATGCCCCAGACTTTTTTCGTGGTCAAAAAAGCCCTGGCTGCCAAGCTCCCCATCCTGGTGCTGGTGAATAAGATCGATAAAGACGGTGCCCGTTGTGAGTGGGTGGTTGATGAAGTCTTTGACCTGCTGGCCCGCCTGGAAGCACCGGATGAAACCCTGGATTTTCCGGTTCTCTACGGTTCTGCCAAAGAAGGCTATATGGTGGAAGATCCTAGTGATCCCATCGTTCCTGGACAGGGCATGGAGTTGATCTCCGAGATGATTGTTAAGCATGTTCCTCCTCCTCCTGGTGACACAGAGGCGCCTTTGCAATTACAGATCAATACCATTGATTACTCGCCTTATCTGGGGAGATTGGGAATCGGTCGTATAGCCAACGGAACTCTGCGCCTGAACGAAAACATCGTGGTTGCCCGCCGTGATGGCTCCATCAAGCCGGTACGGATTTCTAAGATCTTCAACTTTATCGGTGATGAGAAGATGCCGGTGGATATGGCCTGTGCCGGTGATATCGTGGCCGTGGCTGGTATGGACGATGTAACCGTAGGGGTAACCTTTACGGATCCTGACAATCCTCAGCCCATGCCGCTGATTGAGATTGATCCGCCCACCATCTCCATGCATTTTATCCCCAATGACTCACCCTTTGCTGGCCAGGATGGAAAATTTGTGACCTCCCGTCATCTGGAAGAACGCTTGAGCAAGGAAACCCTGGCTGATGTGGCCCTGCATGTGGAGCCTCTCACTGATGGTGTCGGTTTTCGGGTTTCCGGGCGCGGTGAGCTGCATCTCTCTATCCTGATTGAAAAAATGCGCAGGGAAGATTACGAATTTCAGGTAACTCGCCCACACGTCATCATGAAGGAAGAAAACGGCAAAATTATAGAGCCCTATGAGTCCCTGACCGTTGATGTGGATGAGCAGTACCAGGGTGTGGTCATAGAGAAGCTGGGGAAACTGAAAGGCGTGCTCAGTGATATGCAGGTGGAAAACGGGATGTCCCGAATGATTTTCAAGGTCCCCACCCGAGGTCTACTTGGCTATCGTTCCCAGTTCATGACCGATACCCGTGGGATGGGCGTGATGAACTATGTCTTTGCTGAATGGGGTCCCCATGCCGGAGAGATTCAGAACCGCCAGAACGGGGTTATGATTGTGAAGGAAAATTGTACCAGCGTGGCCTATGCCCTGTTTAACCTTCAGGATCGCGGTATCCTCTTTGTGAATCCTGGCGAAGAGTTGTACAAGGGTCAGATCATTGGCGAGAACTGCCGCCCGGCAGACTTGGTTGTCAACCCGGCCAAGGGCAAGAAGCTGACCAATATGCGTGCCTCTGGCTCGGATGAGGCGGTTATTCTGACCCCTCCCCTTGACATGAGCTTGGAAGACTGCATATCATATATCAATGACGATGAATTGGTGGAGGTTACTCCCAGGATTATTCGTCTCCGAAAGCAGAAAGACGCCAAAATTCGTGCGTAA
- a CDS encoding DUF6869 domain-containing protein, whose product MTDQEFAEMFWREYNEDDMQKTAQANDSTNCQAAVLVDNLVNSAPQRAFELLVTIIDSCKDNDGLAYIAAGPLENLFVYHGYEIINTVMEKADENEKLQLALSGVWLDEQDDAIFPHWLELMKRYNFVGDNPRPTLA is encoded by the coding sequence ATGACTGATCAAGAATTTGCTGAGATGTTTTGGCGAGAATATAATGAAGATGATATGCAAAAAACAGCTCAGGCTAATGATTCAACAAATTGTCAGGCCGCTGTTCTGGTTGATAACTTAGTGAATAGCGCTCCCCAACGGGCTTTTGAGCTTCTTGTTACCATCATTGATTCCTGCAAGGATAATGACGGCCTTGCTTATATTGCCGCAGGGCCGCTGGAAAATCTTTTTGTCTATCATGGCTATGAAATAATAAATACCGTGATGGAAAAAGCTGATGAGAATGAAAAGCTTCAACTCGCCCTGAGCGGAGTCTGGTTGGACGAGCAGGACGATGCGATTTTTCCTCATTGGCTGGAGCTGATGAAACGCTATAATTTTGTAGGAGATAATCCCAGGCCAACCTTAGCCTGA
- a CDS encoding 4Fe-4S binding protein gives MKNTGKKKQFDVSFYHDWCKSCGICMAFCPQKIIHPGKEGKPEILDKDGCVGCRFCEMHCPDFAITVAERKASRGRDND, from the coding sequence TTGAAGAACACAGGAAAAAAGAAGCAGTTTGACGTCTCTTTTTATCATGATTGGTGCAAAAGCTGCGGTATCTGCATGGCCTTCTGTCCTCAGAAAATTATTCACCCCGGCAAAGAAGGAAAACCGGAGATCCTTGATAAAGATGGCTGCGTGGGATGCCGCTTCTGCGAAATGCATTGCCCGGATTTTGCCATAACAGTCGCAGAACGCAAGGCGAGCAGAGGACGGGATAATGACTGA
- a CDS encoding 2-oxoacid:acceptor oxidoreductase subunit alpha: MTEEKRVRRLLQGNEAIVYGALAARCRFFAGYPITPASEIAEQLSVRLPAVNGTFIQMEDEIASIGAVIGASLAGVKAMTATSGPGFSLMQENLGFACAAEVPCVIVNVMRGGPSTGLPTSPAQGDVQMARWGTHGDHPIIVLAVSSVLDSFTITVKAFNLSERYRVPVLVLSDEVVAHTRESVELPLNSEVKVVDRIAPGMPPDWYKPYQEDARGVPPMAAFGDGYRHHVTGLVHDQDGFPTQNPQEVEKFHHRLSMKITKGLDDIQLTRKFYMEDAEFFVIAYGSVARSALRAVEEARRAGIRAGLVQLITLFPFPRRTLIPYLQQCHSVLVPELNLGQISREVQRINQGLCTVVKQNRVDGKLITPQEIYSRLVKLSAGPAG, encoded by the coding sequence ATGACTGAGGAAAAACGAGTACGCCGCCTCCTGCAGGGAAATGAGGCCATCGTGTACGGCGCCTTGGCTGCCCGTTGCCGTTTCTTTGCCGGTTACCCCATTACCCCGGCCTCTGAAATTGCAGAGCAACTCTCGGTTCGTCTGCCTGCGGTGAATGGCACCTTTATCCAGATGGAGGATGAGATCGCCAGCATTGGGGCAGTGATCGGCGCCTCTCTGGCTGGCGTCAAAGCCATGACCGCTACTTCCGGTCCAGGTTTTTCCCTGATGCAGGAGAATCTTGGTTTTGCCTGCGCCGCTGAAGTGCCCTGTGTGATAGTCAACGTTATGCGCGGTGGTCCATCAACTGGCCTGCCCACCAGTCCTGCTCAGGGCGATGTCCAGATGGCCCGCTGGGGCACCCACGGTGATCATCCCATTATAGTCCTGGCTGTTTCCAGTGTCCTTGATTCCTTCACCATCACGGTAAAAGCCTTTAATCTTTCAGAACGCTATCGGGTTCCGGTCCTTGTCCTTTCTGATGAGGTGGTTGCTCATACCCGGGAATCTGTGGAGCTGCCCCTGAACAGCGAGGTCAAGGTGGTGGACAGGATCGCTCCTGGCATGCCGCCGGATTGGTACAAGCCCTATCAGGAAGACGCCCGTGGTGTTCCGCCGATGGCCGCCTTTGGTGATGGTTATCGCCATCATGTGACTGGACTTGTCCATGACCAGGACGGTTTTCCTACTCAGAATCCGCAGGAGGTGGAGAAGTTTCATCATCGTCTGTCCATGAAGATTACCAAGGGGCTGGATGATATCCAGTTGACCAGGAAATTCTATATGGAGGATGCTGAGTTTTTTGTCATTGCCTATGGCTCAGTGGCCCGTTCTGCGCTACGGGCTGTGGAAGAGGCTCGGCGTGCCGGTATACGTGCCGGACTTGTCCAGCTCATCACCCTGTTTCCCTTTCCCCGCCGTACCCTGATCCCCTATTTACAGCAATGCCATTCTGTGCTGGTCCCGGAATTAAATCTCGGTCAGATCAGCAGAGAGGTCCAGCGAATCAACCAGGGACTCTGTACGGTTGTGAAGCAGAATAGGGTGGACGGCAAATTGATAACCCCGCAGGAGATATACAGCCGTTTGGTCAAACTCAGTGCAGGTCCTGCGGGTTGA
- a CDS encoding 2-oxoacid:ferredoxin oxidoreductase subunit beta, with protein MPPSIQALTHIYFRHNKKFPHVWCPGCGNGIVMGALLRAITRLELEKDEVVLASGIGCSGRMPTYLDFNTLHTTHGRALTFATGIKLANPALNVVAIMGDGDATAIGGNHLIHAARRNLNLTAIIINNSIYGMTGGQYSPTTPFGSTTTTSVYGHIEHAFSIAELAVTAGASFVARSTVYHAALADQLIEQAMVKPGFAVVEIISNCHVQYGRRNQIGNAIDMLNLFKEQAVTVKKAATMDSEELREKITIGVLADRDLPISTNEYKRIREQARADQGKKSI; from the coding sequence ATGCCTCCTTCAATACAGGCCCTTACCCATATATACTTTCGTCATAATAAAAAATTCCCCCATGTCTGGTGCCCAGGATGCGGCAATGGGATTGTTATGGGAGCGCTCCTACGGGCAATTACCCGCCTGGAGTTGGAAAAAGATGAAGTTGTGTTGGCCTCCGGCATAGGTTGTTCCGGGCGCATGCCCACCTATCTTGATTTTAACACCCTGCATACCACCCACGGTCGGGCATTGACCTTTGCTACTGGCATCAAGCTGGCGAATCCGGCCCTGAACGTGGTCGCCATTATGGGCGATGGTGATGCCACTGCAATTGGTGGTAATCATCTGATTCACGCTGCCCGCCGTAATCTGAACCTGACCGCTATCATCATTAACAATTCCATTTACGGCATGACCGGAGGCCAGTATTCACCAACCACTCCTTTTGGCTCCACCACCACAACCTCGGTGTACGGGCATATTGAACATGCTTTTTCCATTGCTGAACTAGCCGTGACAGCCGGTGCCTCCTTTGTTGCCCGCTCCACGGTCTACCATGCAGCCTTGGCAGATCAGCTTATTGAGCAGGCCATGGTGAAACCGGGCTTTGCTGTGGTGGAGATCATATCCAATTGCCATGTCCAATACGGCAGGCGCAATCAGATCGGTAATGCCATTGATATGCTGAACCTGTTTAAAGAACAGGCGGTGACAGTGAAAAAGGCCGCAACAATGGATTCGGAAGAATTGCGGGAGAAAATCACCATTGGGGTCTTGGCTGATCGAGATCTGCCGATTTCCACCAATGAGTATAAGCGAATTCGTGAGCAGGCCAGGGCAGACCAGGGAAAAAAGAGTATATGA
- a CDS encoding 2-oxoacid:acceptor oxidoreductase family protein, with protein sequence MSMDQGEQNNPPKRYEIRFSGSGGQGIITLAVIFAEAVGVYSDKHVCQTQSYGPEARGGKSKAEVVISNAPIDYPKALGLDLLLAMNQTACDAYFFDLKNDGILVIDKGLVGQSPTSRVVALPFTQIAREEIGKEMTANMVALGAVGLLSGLVDPGLLEKALLARIPPGTEEINLAAFRRGVEEAEKIQLAALPKSVISDELV encoded by the coding sequence ATGAGTATGGACCAGGGAGAGCAAAACAATCCGCCAAAGCGTTACGAGATACGCTTCAGTGGCTCAGGAGGGCAGGGGATTATCACTTTGGCTGTTATCTTTGCTGAGGCCGTTGGTGTATATAGCGATAAGCATGTTTGCCAGACCCAGAGCTATGGGCCAGAGGCTAGGGGTGGAAAATCCAAGGCTGAGGTGGTTATCAGCAATGCGCCCATTGATTACCCTAAGGCCTTGGGGCTTGATCTTTTGTTGGCCATGAATCAGACAGCCTGTGATGCCTATTTTTTTGATCTGAAGAATGACGGCATTTTGGTTATAGATAAAGGGCTGGTTGGGCAATCGCCCACCAGTCGGGTTGTGGCCCTTCCTTTTACTCAGATTGCCCGAGAGGAAATAGGTAAAGAAATGACAGCAAATATGGTGGCTCTTGGTGCTGTTGGCCTGCTCTCCGGTTTAGTCGATCCGGGGCTGCTGGAAAAGGCCCTGCTTGCCAGAATTCCTCCTGGGACAGAGGAAATAAACCTTGCAGCCTTTCGGCGTGGAGTAGAGGAAGCGGAAAAAATACAGCTTGCCGCCTTGCCCAAATCAGTTATTTCTGATGAACTGGTCTGA
- a CDS encoding zinc-ribbon domain-containing protein: MLVICEDCAKKYSIDEKRIKAPKVKFNCRACGHIIIVEKPKLKKSTSPPAEKLSSTAVFAEHEETNEVASQQEKGQGHGKQADKKENIHQSEKEPSPAVQAALRHSAAAAGKGVPFFFYLLAVMLFGLLLISTVFFHVYFNTIPDVLHDQLELRSLALTESLKGTIHLPLVRKDYLTVNQEVKRISKLPGVAYAAVRNAKGIVVAGFFNNRNSFDNHFAQKVKERGFQPDVLVKNTLPAGQEWSGAKISVGGIFVYDQVTVLPDVGGELHVALQLGDFDRHFFKTLLAPLTVVLLGLFLLSGYIVFVLLDKLVTEPMRSLTNIANRISLGELDLAITSAGPREIRELGAGLERMRHSIKVAMERLKR; encoded by the coding sequence ATGCTGGTTATCTGTGAAGATTGTGCAAAAAAATATTCCATTGATGAAAAACGGATTAAAGCGCCTAAGGTAAAGTTCAATTGCCGAGCTTGCGGGCATATTATCATTGTTGAGAAGCCCAAGCTCAAGAAAAGCACATCTCCTCCAGCAGAAAAACTGAGCTCAACAGCAGTCTTTGCCGAACATGAGGAGACAAACGAGGTAGCGAGCCAGCAGGAAAAGGGACAGGGACATGGCAAGCAGGCTGATAAAAAAGAAAATATTCATCAATCCGAGAAAGAACCCTCACCTGCGGTGCAGGCAGCCCTCCGGCATTCGGCCGCAGCTGCTGGTAAGGGGGTACCCTTTTTTTTCTATCTTTTGGCTGTGATGCTCTTTGGTTTATTGTTGATCAGTACCGTATTTTTTCATGTCTATTTCAACACTATTCCTGACGTTCTACACGATCAGCTCGAATTGCGTAGCCTTGCCCTTACCGAGTCTTTAAAAGGAACCATCCACCTTCCCCTGGTAAGAAAGGATTATCTCACAGTGAACCAGGAGGTGAAGCGAATCAGTAAACTCCCTGGCGTGGCTTATGCTGCTGTACGAAATGCAAAGGGTATTGTCGTTGCAGGCTTTTTTAATAATCGAAATAGCTTTGATAACCATTTTGCCCAAAAGGTGAAAGAGCGAGGTTTTCAACCGGATGTCCTTGTGAAAAATACACTACCCGCCGGTCAGGAATGGTCAGGGGCGAAGATCAGCGTAGGGGGCATTTTTGTCTATGATCAGGTCACTGTTTTACCCGATGTTGGTGGGGAGCTACATGTTGCCTTACAGCTCGGCGATTTTGATAGGCATTTTTTTAAAACGCTGCTTGCTCCTTTAACAGTGGTTCTCCTGGGCCTGTTTCTGCTTTCCGGCTATATTGTCTTTGTTTTGCTGGATAAATTGGTTACCGAGCCCATGCGTTCCCTGACTAATATCGCCAACCGGATCAGCCTGGGAGAGTTGGACCTTGCCATTACCTCCGCAGGGCCACGGGAAATCAGAGAGTTAGGGGCGGGTCTGGAAAGAATGCGTCATTCCATCAAGGTCGCTATGGAACGGCTGAAGCGCTAA
- a CDS encoding PhnD/SsuA/transferrin family substrate-binding protein, protein MKKRALNLLVLLCCLSATASAEEYVFSTPPFLAAEQLTAMLDPLVSRLSKETGNDIKLLLPENVDRYTAEILHGNIVIGYESPSLYVNISNVHQAIASVVTAPHETQSKGIIISRPESGISGIEDLKGKKIMIVSRSSAGGFLSQKLTLKEKGIDAEWDCQLSEAADHREENVIISVSVGDVDAGFISENSLHDADQYIAPGSVTAIAETAPLPNWVISVSRNMPQVQKDDIKEALLRLSLDDPAIKALRISAFKSATDADYDIIRDIIE, encoded by the coding sequence ATGAAAAAAAGAGCCTTGAACCTCCTTGTCCTGCTATGCTGTCTTTCAGCGACAGCTTCTGCTGAGGAATATGTTTTTTCCACGCCGCCATTTCTTGCAGCAGAACAATTAACAGCTATGCTCGACCCGCTCGTTAGTCGGTTGAGTAAGGAGACCGGGAATGATATCAAGCTCTTGTTGCCGGAAAATGTTGATCGATACACAGCAGAAATCCTGCACGGCAATATTGTCATCGGCTATGAGAGCCCCTCTCTCTATGTCAATATATCGAATGTCCACCAGGCCATAGCCAGTGTGGTGACAGCGCCCCACGAGACCCAGTCTAAAGGGATTATTATCAGCCGACCTGAATCTGGTATTTCCGGGATTGAGGATTTAAAAGGCAAGAAAATCATGATCGTCAGTCGGAGCTCGGCTGGAGGATTCCTCTCCCAGAAATTAACCTTAAAAGAAAAAGGCATTGATGCTGAGTGGGACTGTCAACTCAGTGAAGCCGCAGATCATCGTGAGGAAAATGTCATAATTTCTGTAAGTGTTGGTGATGTTGATGCCGGTTTTATCAGTGAAAATTCCTTGCATGATGCAGATCAATATATTGCCCCAGGCTCTGTGACAGCCATAGCTGAGACAGCTCCGCTTCCTAACTGGGTTATCTCAGTCAGCCGGAATATGCCGCAGGTGCAAAAGGATGATATCAAGGAGGCTCTGTTGCGTCTCAGCCTGGATGATCCAGCCATCAAAGCCTTGAGGATTTCTGCCTTTAAAAGCGCAACAGATGCGGATTATGATATTATCCGGGATATTATAGAGTAA
- the rlmN gene encoding 23S rRNA (adenine(2503)-C(2))-methyltransferase RlmN: MTSEQTKTDLKNLTQDELVEYVESLGQPGFRGRQILAWIYKPGITDFEEMTDLAKKFRAVLAKNARMSRFIDPITEISRDGAVKFAFRLDDGLMIESVLIPEEDRNTLCVSSQAGCAMGCRFCVTGSMGFQRNLTRAEIINQVCAVRDWLLANEEHCPTTELTNIVFMGMGEPLANMDNLLASISLLTEQRGLDFSTRRITISTCGLVPQILELGGKSNVNLAVSLHATDNATRDRLMPVNKRWPIEELLKACKEYPGKKRQRIMFEYTLFAGINDSDEDAHRLAKLLKHIPCKINLLSVNKGENEEFVSPGRERVLRFQEILRQKNYTVFIRQSRGADISAACGQLAGKMADKGNQG, translated from the coding sequence ATGACATCTGAACAAACCAAGACCGACCTGAAAAACCTGACCCAAGACGAACTGGTGGAGTACGTGGAATCCCTGGGTCAACCCGGTTTCCGAGGCCGCCAGATCCTGGCCTGGATCTATAAACCCGGCATTACCGATTTCGAGGAAATGACCGATCTGGCCAAGAAATTCCGTGCGGTGCTGGCAAAGAATGCCCGGATGAGCCGCTTTATTGATCCAATCACCGAGATCTCCCGTGACGGGGCTGTGAAATTCGCTTTTCGCCTGGATGATGGGCTGATGATTGAATCCGTTCTCATCCCGGAGGAAGACCGTAACACCCTCTGTGTTTCCTCCCAGGCAGGTTGTGCTATGGGCTGCCGTTTTTGCGTCACTGGCAGCATGGGCTTTCAGCGCAATCTGACCCGGGCAGAAATCATTAATCAGGTCTGTGCGGTGCGGGATTGGTTGTTGGCAAATGAGGAGCACTGCCCGACAACGGAATTGACCAATATTGTCTTCATGGGCATGGGTGAGCCATTGGCCAATATGGATAATCTGTTGGCAAGTATCTCCCTGTTGACAGAACAACGCGGCCTGGACTTTTCCACTCGCCGAATCACGATATCCACCTGCGGGCTCGTGCCCCAGATCCTGGAATTGGGAGGAAAAAGTAACGTCAATCTGGCGGTTTCTCTCCATGCCACCGATAATGCGACCCGAGACCGTCTCATGCCGGTGAATAAACGCTGGCCCATTGAAGAACTCCTCAAGGCCTGTAAAGAGTATCCCGGCAAAAAACGGCAGCGCATCATGTTCGAATACACCCTCTTTGCCGGAATCAACGATTCTGACGAGGATGCGCACAGGCTGGCAAAATTGCTCAAGCACATTCCCTGCAAGATCAATCTGCTTTCGGTCAATAAGGGAGAAAATGAGGAATTCGTTAGCCCCGGAAGAGAGCGGGTCCTGAGATTTCAGGAAATTCTCAGGCAAAAGAATTACACCGTCTTTATCCGCCAGAGCAGGGGCGCGGATATCTCAGCTGCCTGCGGCCAGCTGGCCGGAAAAATGGCAGATAAGGGTAACCAAGGATAA
- a CDS encoding radical SAM protein yields MHYQGNIIRPPSEANSIILQVTVGCSHNRCTFCGAYRDPEQKFHIKDDHIIAEDIAFAARYCRRQKTVFLADGDALIIPHKKLLTLCQKIRAELPWVRRISLYANCRDILKRSAQELAELKQAGVGRIYMGLESGHELTLAAVKKGSTAEEMMEAGQRVREAGVFLSVTCLLGIAGRQYSQQHAEDTAAVLNQMQPSQIAVLTLMLLENTELGQAAINGSFQLPDQEGLFRELRTLLAGLDDFRCQFQANHASNYFTLDGRLPKDRETFLAIIDQALSGTVSLKPEGLRGL; encoded by the coding sequence GTGCATTACCAAGGCAACATCATCCGTCCCCCCAGCGAGGCAAACTCCATCATCCTCCAGGTCACGGTGGGTTGCTCGCATAATCGCTGCACCTTCTGTGGGGCTTATCGCGATCCTGAGCAAAAATTCCATATTAAGGATGACCACATCATTGCTGAGGACATCGCCTTTGCTGCCCGATATTGTCGGCGACAGAAGACAGTCTTTCTTGCTGATGGAGATGCCCTGATCATCCCGCACAAGAAGTTACTCACCCTCTGCCAAAAAATACGGGCTGAATTGCCCTGGGTGCGCCGCATCAGCCTTTATGCCAATTGCCGGGATATTCTTAAGAGAAGCGCCCAGGAACTTGCTGAGCTGAAACAAGCTGGGGTGGGCCGTATCTACATGGGCCTGGAAAGCGGCCATGAGTTAACTTTAGCCGCAGTTAAGAAGGGCTCAACAGCCGAGGAGATGATGGAGGCGGGCCAGAGAGTGCGAGAGGCAGGAGTTTTTCTCTCTGTCACCTGCCTGCTTGGTATAGCCGGACGCCAATATTCCCAACAACACGCTGAAGACACAGCTGCTGTCCTGAACCAAATGCAACCGAGCCAGATTGCAGTGCTTACCCTGATGCTTTTGGAAAATACGGAGTTGGGGCAAGCAGCAATAAACGGTTCTTTCCAACTACCTGACCAGGAAGGATTATTCCGGGAGCTTCGCACCCTGCTTGCAGGTCTGGACGATTTTCGTTGCCAATTCCAGGCCAATCATGCTTCCAACTATTTCACCCTGGATGGACGCCTGCCCAAGGACCGGGAGACCTTTCTCGCCATTATTGATCAGGCTCTTTCCGGTACTGTGTCCTTAAAGCCGGAAGGACTGCGGGGATTGTAG
- a CDS encoding Fic family protein, with amino-acid sequence MQVTEKKYLDAYSRALCTRLEDLLTRFDFSENNGRFDYLTKASAVYSSNIEGNSVDLNSYMNYELSRTNSKPGKEIEEIENLIAAYGFAQQNRLTEENLLHCHKMFSATFLIKSKRGAYRIEPVGVFGKTGMAYLAVEPEFVNKEMGNFFKEVAELLSASLTTEEVFYFASLLHLRFAHIHPFRDGNGRAARLLEKWFLAEKLGEHLWKIPSEQYYKEHQPEYYATIHLGVNFYELDYDKCIDFLVILPNCLM; translated from the coding sequence ATGCAAGTTACGGAAAAAAAATATCTTGACGCCTATTCACGAGCCTTATGCACCCGGCTTGAAGACCTGCTCACCCGCTTTGACTTCTCGGAAAACAACGGGAGATTCGATTACCTGACCAAGGCTTCTGCTGTCTACTCCTCAAACATAGAGGGCAACAGCGTCGATCTGAATTCGTACATGAATTATGAGCTGAGCCGGACAAACTCCAAACCCGGAAAAGAGATCGAAGAAATAGAAAACCTTATTGCCGCTTATGGCTTTGCCCAACAAAACAGGTTAACAGAGGAAAACCTGCTCCATTGCCACAAGATGTTTTCTGCAACATTCCTGATCAAGAGCAAAAGAGGCGCGTACCGAATTGAACCCGTCGGTGTGTTCGGTAAAACCGGCATGGCCTATTTGGCCGTGGAACCTGAATTTGTCAACAAAGAGATGGGAAACTTCTTCAAGGAAGTTGCAGAGCTTCTCAGCGCGTCTCTGACCACAGAAGAGGTCTTTTATTTTGCCAGCCTGCTCCACCTACGCTTTGCCCATATTCATCCCTTCAGAGACGGCAACGGACGAGCAGCACGGCTGCTGGAAAAATGGTTCCTGGCGGAAAAACTCGGAGAACACCTCTGGAAGATACCATCGGAGCAGTACTATAAAGAACATCAGCCGGAATATTATGCGACAATACACTTGGGAGTCAATTTCTACGAACTTGATTATGACAAGTGCATCGACTTCCTGGTGATACTGCCGAACTGCTTGATGTAA